The Tenacibaculum jejuense genome includes a window with the following:
- a CDS encoding collagen-like protein: MKKTKFKISYLLIMLVLICNFSCSSEDGMDGIDGMQGPQGEQGLPGTDGKDGNANVIVKTVDNVVWTVGSFLGQEANLFEINDTDITQEVLDNSLILVYFKLVTGEAWYPMTYAFPFDNGNDEVITFTYELNKINIYALKSTGPLNASIDDIRYFIIEGNSAVASREDLSKLSYEEALKRFKLLE; the protein is encoded by the coding sequence ATGAAAAAAACAAAATTTAAAATTTCGTATTTATTAATTATGCTTGTGTTAATATGTAATTTTTCTTGTAGTTCAGAAGATGGCATGGATGGTATAGATGGAATGCAAGGTCCACAAGGAGAACAAGGTTTACCAGGAACAGACGGTAAAGACGGGAATGCAAATGTTATCGTAAAAACTGTAGATAATGTTGTTTGGACAGTAGGAAGTTTTTTAGGTCAAGAAGCAAATCTTTTTGAAATTAATGACACAGATATAACTCAAGAAGTACTTGATAATTCATTAATCCTTGTGTATTTCAAATTAGTTACAGGAGAAGCTTGGTATCCTATGACATATGCGTTTCCTTTTGATAATGGGAATGATGAAGTAATTACTTTTACATATGAGTTAAATAAAATTAATATTTACGCTTTAAAGTCTACAGGACCATTAAATGCAAGCATAGATGATATTCGTTATTTTATTATTGAAGGAAACTCTGCTGTAGCATCAAGAGAGGATCTAAGTAAACTTTCTTACGAAGAAGCATTAAAACGATTTAAGTTGTTGGAATAA
- the serA gene encoding phosphoglycerate dehydrogenase, producing MSKYYIFDFDSTLTKVEALDVLAEITLANNPKKEEVINEIIKITNLGIDGDISFTQSLERRIKLLNAKRSDLNLLIQELKKRVSSSIERNKEFFESYSENIYVISAGFKEFIIPIVAEYNIPAERVFANTFEFSQDGEIIGFDRDNVLSVHNGKIACLQNLQLDGEIQVIGDGYSDYITKEAGVADKFFAYTENVQREKTIKNADYITPNLDEFLFINDLPRNISYPKNRIKMLLLENIHADAYEKFTNDGFTVETVGRSLSEEELIEKLQDVHVIGIRSKTQITKKVIENAPRLLAVGAFCIGTKQIDLDACKENGIVVFNAPYSNTRSVVELAIGEIIMLMRSVFQRSTEIHNGEWNKTAQGSKEVRGKKLGIVGYGNIGKQLSVLAEALGMDVYYYDVEDKLALGNATKMNSLADLLAISDVVTLHVDDNSLNRNYIGAKEISQMKDGAHLVNLSRGFVVDIPALTEALKSGKLAGAAVDVYPEEPRKNGDFYTDLKGLPNVILTPHVGGSTEEAQRDIADFVPGKIMAYINSGNTVDAVNFPNIRLPKQQNSHRFLHMHKNVSGVMANINKVVAEFGLNIVGQYLSTDPKVGYVITDVDKDYNQDVIQELKNVEGTLRFRVLY from the coding sequence ATGAGTAAATATTATATATTCGATTTCGACAGTACGCTTACTAAAGTAGAAGCGTTGGATGTTTTAGCTGAAATAACCTTAGCGAACAATCCAAAAAAAGAAGAGGTAATTAATGAAATTATCAAAATCACAAACCTTGGGATTGATGGAGATATCTCCTTTACCCAGTCGTTAGAACGTAGAATAAAGTTACTTAATGCAAAACGATCCGATTTAAATTTGTTAATTCAAGAACTAAAGAAAAGAGTCTCCAGTTCCATTGAAAGAAATAAAGAGTTTTTCGAATCTTACTCAGAGAATATTTATGTAATTTCTGCAGGATTCAAAGAATTCATTATACCTATAGTTGCAGAATATAATATTCCAGCAGAAAGAGTATTTGCGAATACTTTTGAGTTTAGTCAAGATGGAGAAATTATAGGATTCGATAGAGACAACGTTCTTTCTGTACACAACGGTAAAATAGCTTGTTTACAAAATTTACAATTAGATGGAGAAATCCAAGTAATTGGAGATGGTTACAGCGATTATATCACAAAAGAAGCAGGAGTAGCCGACAAGTTTTTTGCTTATACAGAAAATGTTCAGCGTGAAAAAACAATTAAAAACGCTGATTATATTACACCAAATTTAGACGAATTTTTATTTATAAACGATTTGCCAAGAAATATATCATATCCAAAAAACCGCATCAAAATGTTACTATTAGAAAACATACATGCAGATGCGTACGAAAAATTTACAAACGATGGCTTTACAGTCGAAACTGTAGGAAGAAGTTTATCTGAAGAAGAATTGATTGAAAAATTACAAGATGTTCATGTAATTGGAATCCGTTCGAAAACTCAAATCACAAAAAAAGTAATTGAAAATGCTCCTAGATTATTGGCAGTTGGTGCATTTTGTATTGGAACAAAACAGATTGATTTAGACGCATGTAAAGAAAACGGAATAGTCGTTTTTAATGCTCCTTACAGTAATACAAGATCTGTAGTTGAATTAGCCATTGGAGAAATTATTATGTTGATGCGTAGTGTTTTTCAACGTAGTACAGAAATTCATAACGGAGAATGGAACAAAACCGCTCAAGGTTCTAAAGAAGTTAGAGGAAAAAAACTAGGTATCGTAGGATACGGAAATATAGGAAAACAATTATCTGTTTTAGCTGAAGCTTTAGGAATGGATGTGTACTATTATGATGTTGAAGATAAATTAGCTTTAGGTAATGCTACTAAAATGAATTCTTTAGCTGATTTATTAGCTATTTCAGACGTGGTAACATTACACGTAGATGACAATTCTTTAAATAGAAATTACATAGGAGCTAAAGAAATTTCTCAAATGAAAGATGGAGCTCATTTAGTAAATCTATCTAGAGGTTTCGTTGTAGATATTCCAGCATTAACAGAGGCATTAAAATCAGGTAAGTTAGCCGGAGCTGCTGTAGATGTTTATCCTGAAGAACCTAGAAAAAATGGAGATTTTTACACCGATTTAAAAGGTTTGCCTAATGTAATTTTAACACCTCATGTTGGTGGTAGTACAGAAGAAGCTCAAAGAGATATAGCAGATTTTGTTCCTGGGAAGATTATGGCATACATAAATTCTGGAAATACTGTGGATGCAGTAAATTTCCCAAATATCCGTTTACCAAAACAACAAAATTCACATCGTTTTTTGCATATGCATAAAAATGTGTCTGGTGTTATGGCAAATATTAACAAAGTTGTTGCAGAGTTTGGTTTAAATATCGTTGGTCAGTATTTATCTACAGATCCTAAAGTTGGGTACGTAATTACTGATGTAGACAAAGATTACAACCAAGATGTTATTCAAGAATTAAAAAATGTTGAAGGAACACTTCGCTTTAGAGTTTTATACTAA